In Falco biarmicus isolate bFalBia1 chromosome 7, bFalBia1.pri, whole genome shotgun sequence, a single window of DNA contains:
- the C7H11orf96 gene encoding uncharacterized protein C11orf96 homolog, whose translation MAAKPAELMGICSSYQAVMPHFVCVAEEFPPPARPAKAPKGKLRRPRQSRFKTQPVTFDEIQEVEEEGVSPMEEEKAKKSFLQSLECLRRSTQNLSLQRDRLGSCRLRNSLDSSDSDSAL comes from the coding sequence ATGGCCGCGAAGCCGGCCGAACTGATGGGCATCTGCTCCAGCTACCAGGCGGTGATGCCGCACTTCGTCTGCGTGGCCGAGGAGttcccgccgcccgcccgccccgccaaGGCCCCCAAGGGCAAGCTGCGGCGGCCGCGGCAGTCGCGCTTCAAGACGCAGCCGGTGACTTTCGACGAGATccaggaggtggaggaggagggggtgtcCCCtatggaggaggagaaggccAAGAAGTCCTTCCTGCAGTCGCTGGAGTGCCTGCGGCGGAGCACCCAGAACCTCAGCCTGCAGCGGGACCGCCTGGGCAGCTGCCGCCTCCGCAACAGCCTCGACTCCAGCGACTCGGACTCGGCGCTCTga